Below is a genomic region from Deinococcus koreensis.
AAGCGTGGGCTGGCGAAGATGCCCCAGGTGTAGGCGCCCACAGCGAAGAAGGCCACGTAGCCCAGGTCGAGCAGGCCCGCTAAGCCCACCACGATGTTCAGGCCCAGCGCCAGCGCCGCAAAGATCATGATCTGGATGCTCAGGTCGAGCAGGGAGGTGTCCTCGCGCCCGGCCAGCGGCAGGACGAAGAGCAGACTGCCGATCCCGACCAGCAGTTTGGCCCAGGGCGCCGCCCGCCACAGGTGCGCGAAGAGGACGTTGGCCAGGAACAGCGAGACGAACAGGGCTTCCACGATAGGGTTGCGCAGGAAGCTGCCCAGCGGCCCCAGGCTTTCCAGCAGCGGCGCGTTGTGCGAGATCAGCAGCACGGCGCTGGTCAGCACGAAGAAGATCACCAGCAGGAGGGTGCGGTCGGGCATAGGTCTGGCCCGGCCCGGCGCCGGCTTCATCGTGGCCGTCATACCTTCTCCACGTTGCTCTTGCCGAGCAGGCCGGTGGGCTTGAAGATCAGGATCAGCACCAGCACGATGAAGGCCCCGATCCGCTGGTACGAGGCGTCGATGGCCTCCAGGTTGGCCGAGCCGACCACCGAGCCCAGGATGTTGGTCACCCCGATCAGGTTCTGGATCACGCCCAGCAGCAGGCCGCCCAGCACCGCGCCGGGAATCGAGCCGATGCCGCCCAGCACGGCCGCCGTGAAGGCCACGATGCCGGGGTCGAAGCCGCTGTAGGCGTTCACGGTGCCGAACTTCATGCCGAACAGCACGCCGCTGATGCCGCCCAGCGCCCCGCCGATCAGGAAGGTGGCGGAGATCATGCGGTTGGAATCGATGCCCATCAGGCCGGCGGTCACGCGGTCCTGCGCCACGGCGCGAATGGCCGTGCCGAGGCGGGTGTGGTTCACCAGATAGTTCAGGACAAACAGGCTGATCCCCGCCACGATCAGCAGGATCACGTCTTTGAGCTGCACCTCGATGCCGATGGTCTGCAGCGCTGCACCGATGGCCGGGCACGTCGAATCCGGCCCGCAGAAGCGCGTGGCGAACCCGGTGGGCAGGGTGTAGGTCAGGTCGAAGCGGCCCTGGAAGCCCTCGATGATCCGCAGGAGATCCTGCAGGATCAGCGAGACCCCGATGGCCGTGATGAGGGGCACCAGCTTGGGCGCGTTGCGCAGCGGCCGGTAGGCCAGGCGCTCGATCACCACGTTCAGCAGGCCCGAGACCAGCATGGCGGCGATCAGCGCCACGAGCAGCTTGAGATACCCGTTCATGGCCACGTTCTGCAGCACGCGGAAGACCTCGAAACCGACCACCGCGCCGGTCACGAACACCTCCGAGTGCGCGAAATTGATCAGCTGCAGGACTCCGTAGACCATGGTGTAGCCCAGCGCGATGATGGCGTACACCGCGCCCAGCACCAGGCCGCCGACGATCACGTTGACCAGGAAGGGGAGAAGAACGGCGAGATCCAAGAACATCAACTCCTTTCAGTGACCTTGTGCCAACCAGAAGACGGCGTCACGACAAGCTTGAAACGGTGTTTAGCGAAAAAAAAGTGTTCAGCGAAAAAGCGCGCGGCAGAGCATGGGCGCGGAGCAGGAAGCGACAGCTCGGTGTGGGCGGCAGAGGCTCGGGCGCTGGGACAAGATGGGCCACAGTGTCACATTGGCGTCCGGAATGGTAGTCCCAGGCGCGGGGCACGGGTGTCCAGCGCTCCGCCCGCTCCCCGGGCCCCTGAACGTCACTGGGCATCTCCACTCCACCGGGCACCTGAAAATGGGGCCGGGCGACTCGCCCGGCCCCACCGTCCAGCGGGGTGAAGCTTACTGCCTGGCCGGCTTGACGGCGATGGACGAGTTCAGCTTGAACTTGCCGCCGGTCACGCCCACCACGTACATGGTGGCGGCGCGGCGGTCGCCCACCGAGTTGAAGGACACGTTGCCCGAGAGCAGGCCGGTGAAGTTGCCCTTGCGGATGGCGGTCTCGACCTGGGCGCGGCTGGGCAGCTTGTTGCCGTTGGCGCGGGCGGCGCTCAGGATGCCCTGCAGGACGACCTTGGCGGCGTCGTAGCCGAAGGCGCCGAAGCCCTGGGCGTCGTCGTTGAAGGTCTTCTTGAAGCTGGCGGCGAAGACCTTGGCGGCCGGCAGCGCCTCGATGGGCGCGGCCACCGTGGTGAAGTAGATGTTGTTGGCGTTCGCGGCGCCCACGATGGTCGGCAGCTCGCCACTGTCCAGACCGTCGCCGCCGACCACGGGGGTCGCCACGCCGGATTCACGCAGCTGCTTGATGAACACGCCGACCTGGTTGTAGATGCCGCCGAAGTAGATGGCGTCGGGCTTCTGCAGCTTGATCTTGGCGATGATCGAGGAGAAGTCGCTCTTCTCCTCGGTGCCTTCGTTGGCGGCCACGGCCACACTCTTGGCCTTGAGGGCCTTCTCGACCTCGGCCGCCAGCCCTTCGCCGTAGGCGGTCTTGTCGTTGATGATGTAGACCTTCTTGGCCTTCAGCACGTCGCTGACGAAGTTGGCGCCGGCGCCGCCCTGGGCGTCGTCGCGGGCCACGATGCGGTTCATGTTGCTCAGGCCGCGGTCCGTGACCTGATTGGCGGTGTTGGCGGGGCTGACCATCGCCACGCGGCTGGCGACCAGCGCGGCCGAGGAGGGGATCGCCACGCCGGAGTTCAGGGTGCCCACGACGGCCAGGATCTGGCGGTCGGCGGCGATTTTGCGGGCGGCGGCAGTGCCGGTGGCGGGGTCGGCCTGGTCGTCGTAGGGCACGAGCTGCAGGTCGAAGCCCAGCTTCTTGAAGGCGGCCTTGTACTCGTTGACGGCCAGCTGCGTGCCGTTGCGGATCTGGGTGCCCAGGTCGCTCTGGCCGCCGGACAGCGGGCTCAGGGAGGCGATGCGGATGGTGGTCTGGGCACCGGCGGTGCCGAGGGCGAGGGCGGCCAGAACAGACAGGCTCAGGGCAGTTTTCTTCATGAATCCTCCGGATACGGGTACACGTCGGGCCGTCTGGCCCGGGTGCGGTGTGGTGATTCGGCAATTCTAGGCATGGTCTTGAATTGAAGTCAATGCGCCTCTCACCTTTGGTGCGAAACGTTGCAGCCTGACTCCTGGAATCAGAGACCGGAAATTGCCTGAACGATCTGTTTGTGGCAATATCTGTGCTCGCGAGTCTGCACTTTCTAAATCTCGTCGCTTGATTTGCTTTCCGCGGCGCAAGCGTTCCGTGCCACGCTCGCTGGCGGCGGGGCGGGAGGCCCAGGACGCCGTTCAGATGAGGTCGAGGTAGCGCTCCAGTTCCCAGGCATGAACCGTGGCGCTGTATTCCCGCCACTCGGCCTGCTTGGCCTCCACGAAGTGGTCGAGGACATGCTCGCCCAGCGCCTGCGCGATCACCTCATCCTTCTGGAGTTCCTCCACGGCCTCGCGCAGATCCGTGGGCAGCTCCTTGACGCGGTGGTGGCGCTTCTCGCGCACCGTCATGCGGAAGATGTTGCGCTGGATGGCGGGTGGCGGCTCCATCTGCTGCCCCACGCCGTCCAGCCCGGCGGCCAGCATCACCGCCAGGGCCAGGTAGGGGTTGCAGCTGGGATCGGGCATCCGGACCTCGGCGCGCGTGGAGTTGCCGCGCTTGGCTGGAATCCGGATCAGCGCCGAGCGGTTGGAGGTGCTCCAGGCGATGTTCACGGGTGCCTCGAAACCCGGCACCAGCCGCTTGTAGGAGTTCACCAGCGGATTCGTGATCGCGGTCATGCCGCCGGCGTGGTCGAGCAGCCCGGCGATGAAGGCTTCCGCCGTGCGCGACAGGCCGTGCTCGCCCGCCGGGTCGGCGAAGGCGTTCACCCCGCCTTGGAACAGACTCAGGTGGCAGTGCATCCCGCTGCCGTTCACGCCGGGGATCGGCTTGGGCAGGAAGCTGGCCAGCAGCCCGTACTCCAGCGCCACCCGTTTCACCACGAACTTGAAGGTGGCGATACGGTCCGCCGTTTCCAGGGCCGGCGCGTAGCGGAAATCGATCTCGTGCTGGCCGGGCGCGACCTCGTGGTGCGCGGCCTCGATCTCGAATCCCATCTCGACCAGCTTGTTGGCGATCTCGCGGCGGATGCGCTCGCCCTTGTCGATGGGCGCCAGATCGAAGTAGCCGGCCTTGTCGTGCGTCACCGTGCTGCCCAGGCCCGACGGGGTGCGCTCGAACAGGAAGAACTCGGGCTCGGTGCCCACGAACATCTCGAAGCCCAGGGCGCGGGCCCGCTCGACCTGCAGCTTCAGCACCTGCCGGGGATCACCCGAAAAGGGCGTGCCGTCCGGCAGGGCCACGTCGCAGATCAGGCGGGCGACCCGGCCGCGCTCCCCTTCCTCGCGCGAGAACTGCGGGTAGATCAGGAAGGTGCTCAGATCCGGGCGAAGGAGCATGTCCGACTCCTCGACCCGGGTGAAGCCCTCGACCGCGCTGCCGTCGAAGGTCACGTCGCCGTTCAGCGCCTTGAAGAACTGCGATTTGGGCACCTCGACGTTCTTGGTGGTGCCCAGGATGTCCGTGAACTGCAGCCGCAGGAACTTGACCTCGCCCTGCTGCAGCTCCATGAGGATGCTTTCCTTGGTCGGCGGGGTCTTGGAGGCGGCGGTGCTGGACGTGGCTTTGCTGGATGTCATGGATCGGAAACCTCCGGAAGGGGGCCTGGGGGAGGCGCCAGGGGTGGGCGCCAGCGGTGGGCGCAGGTCGCCCGGCGGGACTTGACGGCGTGATTATGGCGGACGGCTCCCGGAAGGCCGGGGCAGACCACCGCTGAGGGAGACGCTGGAGGCGGGGCGAGGGCGCTCAGGTGTGGATGCAGGTTGTCCACCGGATTGTGCTCCTTGGGAAAGCTCCGGCACAACAATCTGCACGGACTCGCCCGCCGGGTGGGCCGGGAGGGGGCCGGATCGGCCACTTGTTCAGAAGTATTTGACCCCCTGGCGAGCCTGCTCCTATACTCGCAGGCAGTGTCAGGACTTCGCCGCGCGGCGACATCCAGGCAATCGCCAACGCCGCACGGACGAGTGTCCGCCCAAGGGAGCCGCATGAACCATGACTTCGACGTGATCTCCGCTGCCCGCAACTGGCGCACGGACGCCAGCCAGGACGCCACCCCCCACCAGATCGTGTCCGACATCTTCGCCAGCGACGTGCTGGGCCTGGAGCAGCTCAAGACCCGGCTCAGCAAGCCCGTGCATAAGAGTCTGCAGGCCACCCTGGAGCGCGGCGAGACGCTCGATCCGGGAATCGCCGACACGGTCGCGCTGGCCATGAAGACCTGGGCCATGGAAAAGGGCGCCACCCACTACACCCACTGGTTCCACCCGCTGACCGGCTCGACCGCCGAGAAGCACGACTCCTTCGTGACTCCCGCCGGCGACGGGCAGGCCATCGCCACCTTCAGCGGCAAGGAACTGATCCAGGCCGAGCCCGACGCCTCCAGCTTCCCCTCGGGCGGCCTGCGCGCCACCTTCGAGGCGCGCGGCTACACCGCCTGGGACGCCAGCTCCCCGGCCTTCATCATGCGGCACGCCAACGGCGCCACGCTCTGCATCCCCACGGCCTTCGCCTCCTGGACGGGCGAGGCGCTGGACACCAAGACGCCGCTGCTGCGCTCGGTCGAGGCGCTGAATACGGCGGTTACACCCGCGCTGCATCTGTTCGGCGCGAGCGAGGGCACCCGCGTGGGTTCCTCGCTGGGAGCTGAGCAGGAGTATTTCCTGATCGCCGAGGAGTACTTCTACCGCCGCCCCGATCTGGTCATGACCGGCCGCACGCTGTTCGGCGCCCAGCCCCCGCGTGGCCAGGAACTCGAAGACCACTACTTCGGCGCCATTCCGGACCGGGTGCTCACCTTCATGACCGACGCCGAGACCCAGATGTACGCCCTGGGTATCCCGGTCAAGACCCGCCACAACGAGGTCGCCCCCGGCCAGTTCGAGATCGCCCCGATCTACGAGGACTCCAACATCGCCGCCGACCACCAGCAGCTGATCATGCAGATCCTGCGCAACACCGCCCGCAAGTACGGTCTGGTGGCGCTTCTGCACGAGAAACCCTTCGCGGGCATCAACGGCTCGGGCAAGCACTGCAACTGGAGCATGAGCACCAACAAGGGCGAGAACCTGCTGGAGCCCGGCGACACGCCGCACGAGAACATGCAGTTCCTGTTCTTCTGCTCGGCCGTGATCAAGGCCGTGGACGACCACCAGGATCTGCTGCGGATCTCGGTGGCCAGCGCCAGCAACGACCACCGCCTGGGCGCCAACGAGGCACCGCCCGCCATCCTCTCGATCTTCCTGGGCAGCGAGCTGACCGACATCTTCGAGCGCATCGAGAGCGGCCAGGGTGGGCGCGGCACCGCCGCCGGCCTGCTGGGCCTGGGCACCTCGGTGCTGCCGCCGCTGCCGCGCCACGCCGGCGACCGCAACCGCACCAGCCCCTTCGCGTTCACCGGCAACAAGTTCGAGTTCCGCGCGGCGGGCTCTTCCCAGAGCATCTCCTTCCCGATCACCGTGCTCAACCTGATCGTGGCCGACGCCGTGAGCCAGCTCACTGCCGAGCTGCAGCGCAAGCTGGACGGCGGCGCCGATCTGAACACGGCCGTGGCCGAACTGGTGAGGAGCACCTACCAGGCCCACAAGCGCATCGTGTTCAACGGAGACGGCTACTCCGACGCCTGGCACCAGGAAGCCGAGCACACCCGGGGGCTCCTGAACCTGCGAACCTCCCTGGACGCCATCGAGCACCTGAGCAGCCCGAAGAACGCGGCGCTGTTCCAGAAGTTCAGGGTGCTGGACGACCGCGAGCTGGCCGCGCGCCAGGAAATCATGTACGACATCTACTTCAAGACCGTGAACATCGAGGGCGAGACCACCGAGTACATGGCCCGCACCATGATCCTGCCGTCCGCCGTGAAGTACCTGGGCGACCTGCACGCCGCCGGGGACAGCCGCGCGGTCATGGGCATCGAGTCCGAGGTCTCCGGCGCGGCCGACGAGCTGTACGACGCCATCCAGACCCTCAGTGCCCAGAACGCGGCCAGCGGCGGCGACGAGGTGCACGAGAAGGCCCACCACATGCGCGACCACGTGCTGCCCGCCATGCTGAGCGTGCGCCAGGCCGCCGACAAGCTGGAGAAGGTGGTGGCCGAGCAGCACTGGCCGCTGCCGACCTACCGCCAGATGCTCTTCGTGAAGTAAGTCTGGTTATCGGGCCGCTCAAGCAGCTGGATGACTGGGCAGCTGAGTGACTGGAGGGTAAACCGGGATGATCGGCCGGGTTTACCCTCTATTCCGTTGCCGGTGGCTGTGTCGCCGCGGCTCCGCCCCGGTATCACGACCCCCAGCACCGGGTTCGTCCACCCGTCTTCTCCCTTCCGTTGGCGACACCTGAAAGGTATGGCCGCTCTACCGGGCCAATGAAGGCGCGTCCGGCTCCCTCATATTGTATCTTGGCAGCCACTTGCCCACAGCTGGAAAAGCTCTCTAAGATCGACGATTGGTGAACGTGCTCGCTTCGCGGTACTGCAGGACTGGGGCGGAGGCAGGGTCTTGGCTGGCCACCTGCTGGATGGGCGGCTGC
It encodes:
- a CDS encoding branched-chain amino acid ABC transporter permease, whose amino-acid sequence is MDLAVLLPFLVNVIVGGLVLGAVYAIIALGYTMVYGVLQLINFAHSEVFVTGAVVGFEVFRVLQNVAMNGYLKLLVALIAAMLVSGLLNVVIERLAYRPLRNAPKLVPLITAIGVSLILQDLLRIIEGFQGRFDLTYTLPTGFATRFCGPDSTCPAIGAALQTIGIEVQLKDVILLIVAGISLFVLNYLVNHTRLGTAIRAVAQDRVTAGLMGIDSNRMISATFLIGGALGGISGVLFGMKFGTVNAYSGFDPGIVAFTAAVLGGIGSIPGAVLGGLLLGVIQNLIGVTNILGSVVGSANLEAIDASYQRIGAFIVLVLILIFKPTGLLGKSNVEKV
- a CDS encoding branched-chain amino acid ABC transporter substrate-binding protein — encoded protein: MKKTALSLSVLAALALGTAGAQTTIRIASLSPLSGGQSDLGTQIRNGTQLAVNEYKAAFKKLGFDLQLVPYDDQADPATGTAAARKIAADRQILAVVGTLNSGVAIPSSAALVASRVAMVSPANTANQVTDRGLSNMNRIVARDDAQGGAGANFVSDVLKAKKVYIINDKTAYGEGLAAEVEKALKAKSVAVAANEGTEEKSDFSSIIAKIKLQKPDAIYFGGIYNQVGVFIKQLRESGVATPVVGGDGLDSGELPTIVGAANANNIYFTTVAAPIEALPAAKVFAASFKKTFNDDAQGFGAFGYDAAKVVLQGILSAARANGNKLPSRAQVETAIRKGNFTGLLSGNVSFNSVGDRRAATMYVVGVTGGKFKLNSSIAVKPARQ
- the glnA gene encoding type I glutamate--ammonia ligase, translating into MTSSKATSSTAASKTPPTKESILMELQQGEVKFLRLQFTDILGTTKNVEVPKSQFFKALNGDVTFDGSAVEGFTRVEESDMLLRPDLSTFLIYPQFSREEGERGRVARLICDVALPDGTPFSGDPRQVLKLQVERARALGFEMFVGTEPEFFLFERTPSGLGSTVTHDKAGYFDLAPIDKGERIRREIANKLVEMGFEIEAAHHEVAPGQHEIDFRYAPALETADRIATFKFVVKRVALEYGLLASFLPKPIPGVNGSGMHCHLSLFQGGVNAFADPAGEHGLSRTAEAFIAGLLDHAGGMTAITNPLVNSYKRLVPGFEAPVNIAWSTSNRSALIRIPAKRGNSTRAEVRMPDPSCNPYLALAVMLAAGLDGVGQQMEPPPAIQRNIFRMTVREKRHHRVKELPTDLREAVEELQKDEVIAQALGEHVLDHFVEAKQAEWREYSATVHAWELERYLDLI
- a CDS encoding glutamine synthetase III, whose translation is MNHDFDVISAARNWRTDASQDATPHQIVSDIFASDVLGLEQLKTRLSKPVHKSLQATLERGETLDPGIADTVALAMKTWAMEKGATHYTHWFHPLTGSTAEKHDSFVTPAGDGQAIATFSGKELIQAEPDASSFPSGGLRATFEARGYTAWDASSPAFIMRHANGATLCIPTAFASWTGEALDTKTPLLRSVEALNTAVTPALHLFGASEGTRVGSSLGAEQEYFLIAEEYFYRRPDLVMTGRTLFGAQPPRGQELEDHYFGAIPDRVLTFMTDAETQMYALGIPVKTRHNEVAPGQFEIAPIYEDSNIAADHQQLIMQILRNTARKYGLVALLHEKPFAGINGSGKHCNWSMSTNKGENLLEPGDTPHENMQFLFFCSAVIKAVDDHQDLLRISVASASNDHRLGANEAPPAILSIFLGSELTDIFERIESGQGGRGTAAGLLGLGTSVLPPLPRHAGDRNRTSPFAFTGNKFEFRAAGSSQSISFPITVLNLIVADAVSQLTAELQRKLDGGADLNTAVAELVRSTYQAHKRIVFNGDGYSDAWHQEAEHTRGLLNLRTSLDAIEHLSSPKNAALFQKFRVLDDRELAARQEIMYDIYFKTVNIEGETTEYMARTMILPSAVKYLGDLHAAGDSRAVMGIESEVSGAADELYDAIQTLSAQNAASGGDEVHEKAHHMRDHVLPAMLSVRQAADKLEKVVAEQHWPLPTYRQMLFVK